A genomic segment from Actinomadura hallensis encodes:
- a CDS encoding sulfotransferase family protein: MTPGRDSVGTVEDLHASARKVTGLDDFGDDDYLEGLEVLLASYAGEAGLTPLGNRAQRAMLRGALAARQFSEAAWRRHPEHADVPVERPIFVTGLPRTGTTALHRLLTADPAHQGLDLWLAEVPQPRPPRETWADDPVFQAIDAGYRRHHVENPEFMGVHYISADSVEECWQLLRQSMLSVSFECLAHVPSYSSWLAGRDWTPAYRRHRRNLQLIGLNDRGRRWVLKNPSHLFALDALLEVYPDALIVQTHRDPRTAMASMCSLAAHATAGWSDVFTGATIGRDQLELWSRGLERFSAERARHDPARFVDVHYGDFVRDPIGTVEGIYRHFGIPFSDEARAAMTDLHRQSSTGAAKPSHRYALEDFGLTPAQIEERFAGYTPAPPP, encoded by the coding sequence ATGACCCCTGGCCGCGACAGCGTCGGCACCGTCGAGGACCTGCACGCCTCTGCCCGGAAGGTCACCGGCCTGGACGACTTCGGCGACGACGACTACCTCGAGGGGCTGGAGGTGCTCCTCGCGTCCTACGCCGGGGAGGCCGGCCTGACCCCGCTCGGCAACCGGGCGCAGCGGGCGATGCTGCGCGGCGCGCTCGCCGCCCGGCAGTTCTCCGAGGCGGCGTGGCGGCGGCACCCCGAGCACGCCGACGTCCCCGTCGAGCGGCCGATCTTCGTCACCGGGCTGCCCCGCACCGGCACCACCGCGCTGCACCGGCTCCTCACCGCCGACCCCGCCCACCAGGGCCTCGACCTGTGGCTGGCGGAGGTGCCGCAGCCGCGGCCGCCCCGCGAGACGTGGGCGGACGACCCGGTCTTCCAGGCGATCGACGCCGGGTACCGGCGGCACCACGTCGAGAACCCCGAGTTCATGGGCGTCCACTACATCTCGGCGGACTCCGTCGAGGAGTGCTGGCAGCTCCTCCGGCAGAGCATGCTGTCGGTCTCGTTCGAGTGCCTGGCGCACGTGCCGTCCTACTCGTCGTGGCTCGCCGGACGGGACTGGACGCCCGCCTACCGCAGGCACCGCCGCAACCTGCAGCTCATCGGCCTGAACGACCGGGGGCGGCGGTGGGTGCTGAAGAACCCCAGTCACCTGTTCGCCCTGGACGCGCTGCTGGAGGTCTACCCCGACGCGCTGATCGTCCAGACGCACCGGGACCCGCGCACCGCGATGGCGTCGATGTGCAGCCTCGCCGCGCACGCCACCGCGGGCTGGTCGGACGTCTTCACCGGCGCCACCATCGGCCGTGACCAGCTCGAACTGTGGAGCCGCGGCCTGGAGCGGTTCAGCGCGGAACGCGCCCGGCACGATCCCGCGCGGTTCGTGGACGTCCACTACGGCGACTTCGTCCGCGACCCGATCGGCACGGTCGAGGGGATCTACCGGCACTTCGGGATCCCGTTCAGCGACGAGGCCCGCGCGGCGATGACCGATCTCCACCGGCAAAGCTCCACCGGCGCCGCGAAACCGTCCCACCGCTACGCCCTCGAAGACTTCGGCCTCACCCCTGCCCAGATCGAGGAGCGTTTCGCCGGTTACACCCCGGCCCCGCCGCCCTGA
- a CDS encoding transcriptional regulator encodes MVQDRLAEAVQANGEKVTIEWRGEQKHLYVISMPVDVLYYNPDTHRIRAQRTLDPERDRALNEDPWGRVGQDYLETLLKCLPSNPDKTDPDFEALRDDLESFGQRDPGLITNTGVLVNGNTRCAALRELGEKNIRVGVLPDSSTWEDVNAVELSLQLRKERKREYSYINRLIAIEEQIRSGRRPDDIAREFRIKQATLQQDRWVYGVIQDAIKRSQNEDGTSLRLIDFEYHQEKLRELYRTYIKVAATDQDAADALKEARLAMIVLGYAKTDLRLVQPDFYEKYLSPKLPASLKPEVEPSNPVAIPGLDDVTVPDSAPKAKATRALADILLQAKAAAQSGDMETSAEARAATDVLKNAIDSFDRALDPAGRDIRLQQRKLAAPERLSDACDDIDLCVAELVQARSGRALDDAAFDDAVLRLRKSLQKLAKEAVRTFPEQGDGIAWLIQAVKETA; translated from the coding sequence ATGGTCCAGGACAGGCTCGCTGAGGCAGTCCAGGCCAACGGCGAGAAGGTCACGATCGAGTGGCGCGGCGAGCAGAAGCATCTCTATGTGATCTCCATGCCGGTGGACGTCCTGTACTACAACCCTGACACGCATCGGATCCGGGCACAGCGGACGCTTGACCCAGAGCGTGACCGCGCACTCAACGAGGATCCCTGGGGCAGGGTGGGACAGGACTACCTGGAGACACTGCTCAAGTGCCTCCCCTCGAACCCCGACAAGACTGATCCAGACTTCGAGGCCCTCCGGGATGACCTGGAGAGCTTCGGCCAGCGCGACCCGGGCCTCATCACCAACACGGGCGTTCTCGTCAACGGCAACACACGATGCGCCGCACTCCGCGAGCTAGGCGAGAAGAACATTCGTGTCGGGGTACTGCCGGACAGCTCTACCTGGGAAGACGTAAATGCCGTCGAACTTTCCCTGCAGCTCCGGAAAGAACGGAAACGCGAATACTCTTACATCAACCGGCTAATTGCCATAGAGGAGCAGATCAGAAGCGGGCGACGCCCCGACGATATCGCTCGCGAGTTTCGCATAAAGCAAGCGACTCTCCAGCAGGACAGGTGGGTTTATGGAGTCATTCAGGATGCGATCAAGCGCAGCCAGAATGAAGACGGAACGTCGCTACGCCTCATAGATTTCGAGTACCACCAGGAGAAGCTTCGCGAGCTGTACCGTACGTACATCAAGGTCGCAGCTACCGACCAAGACGCCGCTGACGCGTTGAAGGAGGCGCGTCTGGCAATGATCGTTCTGGGCTACGCGAAGACGGACCTGCGGCTGGTGCAGCCTGATTTTTATGAGAAGTATCTAAGCCCTAAGCTGCCTGCCTCACTGAAACCTGAAGTCGAACCGTCAAACCCCGTCGCGATTCCCGGCTTGGATGATGTCACAGTCCCAGACAGTGCCCCTAAAGCCAAAGCGACGAGGGCTCTCGCTGACATACTGCTGCAAGCAAAGGCTGCTGCCCAGTCCGGCGACATGGAGACCTCGGCTGAGGCCCGTGCTGCAACGGATGTACTGAAGAACGCCATAGACTCCTTCGATCGCGCGCTAGATCCCGCCGGCCGTGACATCCGCTTGCAGCAACGCAAACTCGCGGCTCCGGAGCGGCTGTCCGACGCCTGTGACGACATCGACCTGTGTGTCGCCGAACTTGTGCAAGCACGATCCGGTCGAGCCCTAGATGACGCTGCTTTCGATGATGCTGTGCTGCGGCTACGGAAATCTCTGCAGAAACTCGCCAAAGAGGCGGTTCGGACTTTTCCGGAACAGGGCGACGGCATCGCTTGGCTTATCCAGGCAGTGAAGGAAACCGCTTGA
- a CDS encoding nuclear transport factor 2 family protein, producing the protein MDLVALEEIRRLKYRYLRCVDLKLWDEFAEVFTEDAVAEYDTPVLGKTLRLEGRDAIVEYMRGNLGPDKISTHTAGAPEIDIDGDRATGVWALDDSIILVEQRLLIRGAAFYHDVYRREDGRWLVEKTGHRRTYEYMVSLDDLPSLKFTAGTPASR; encoded by the coding sequence ATGGACCTGGTTGCTCTGGAAGAGATCCGGCGGCTGAAGTACCGCTACCTGCGCTGCGTCGACCTGAAGCTGTGGGACGAGTTCGCCGAGGTGTTCACCGAGGACGCCGTCGCCGAGTATGACACCCCCGTGCTCGGCAAGACCCTCAGGTTGGAGGGGCGGGACGCCATCGTCGAGTACATGCGGGGCAATCTCGGGCCCGACAAGATCTCCACGCACACCGCGGGGGCGCCCGAGATCGACATCGACGGGGACCGGGCCACCGGCGTCTGGGCGCTGGACGACTCGATCATCCTCGTCGAGCAGCGCCTGCTCATCCGGGGCGCCGCGTTCTACCACGACGTCTACCGGCGCGAAGACGGGCGGTGGCTGGTCGAGAAGACCGGCCACCGCCGCACCTACGAGTACATGGTGTCGCTCGACGACCTGCCCAGCCTCAAGTTCACCGCGGGGACGCCGGCATCCCGATGA
- a CDS encoding SDR family oxidoreductase, which translates to MRAAGLLDGKVVVISGVGPGLGRGLALQCARAGADVVLAARNEERLAEVAKEVGEIGRRAVPVTADINDHAACERLAETARNEFGRVDGLVNNAFATPPLKDLTRVDLDAVRRGFETNVLAALHLTRLLVPALEETGGSVVMINSAVLRHSRRTFGAYKMAKAALLAMAQNLATELGPRGVRVNTIAPGYIWADNLKWYFDHLAKKRGVTAQHIYDENAATTDLGRLPEPDEVADAVVFMLSPLARAVTGQCLDVNAGEWHH; encoded by the coding sequence ATGAGGGCCGCCGGGCTGCTGGACGGCAAGGTCGTCGTCATATCCGGCGTCGGCCCCGGCCTGGGGCGCGGGCTCGCCCTCCAGTGCGCGAGGGCGGGCGCGGACGTGGTGCTGGCCGCGCGCAACGAGGAACGGCTCGCCGAGGTCGCCAAGGAGGTCGGGGAGATCGGCCGCCGCGCGGTGCCGGTGACCGCCGACATCAACGACCATGCCGCCTGCGAACGGCTCGCCGAGACGGCGCGGAACGAGTTCGGCCGGGTGGACGGCCTGGTCAACAACGCGTTCGCGACGCCGCCGCTGAAGGACCTCACCAGGGTCGACCTCGACGCCGTGCGGCGCGGGTTCGAGACGAACGTGCTGGCCGCGCTGCATCTGACGCGGCTGCTCGTCCCGGCGCTGGAGGAGACCGGCGGCTCCGTCGTGATGATCAACTCGGCGGTGCTGCGGCACTCGCGGCGGACGTTCGGCGCCTACAAGATGGCCAAGGCGGCGCTCCTCGCCATGGCGCAGAACCTCGCGACGGAGCTCGGCCCGCGCGGTGTCCGCGTCAACACGATCGCGCCCGGCTACATCTGGGCCGACAACCTCAAGTGGTACTTCGACCACCTCGCGAAGAAGCGCGGCGTCACGGCGCAGCACATCTACGACGAGAACGCCGCCACCACGGACCTCGGCAGGCTCCCCGAACCGGACGAGGTCGCCGACGCCGTGGTGTTCATGCTGTCGCCGCTCGCCCGCGCCGTCACCGGCCAGTGCCTGGACGTCAACGCCGGCGAATGGCACCACTAG
- a CDS encoding potassium/proton antiporter — MTLQHMYAVLLVGGSVLLASITGARVAHGAGLPSLLFFLAVGLILGEDGIGLDFDDARVAQAVGTGALALILIEGGMSTSWASMRRLLAPAGVLATAGVAVSTVVTAAGVHLLLGLEWRLALLLGAIVSSTDAAATFAVLRALPLPARLRGLLEAESGLNDAPTIILVLLFSGTGAFPGPGRVAGSLFFQLGAGVALGLATGFLAVLALRRIALPATGLYPLASVGFGVVAFAAAGLAGASGIISAYVCGVVLGNARLPHRAASRSFAEGTGWLGQIGLFVMLGLLVDPGQLPEAVVAGVVAGLVLLLVARPVSVLACLPWFRVPLREQLFLSWAGLRGAVPIVLATFPIVSGVEGALDLLHVVFVLVVVFTLVQGPSLPAAARLLGVTQPDQAREVQVEAAPLERLGAELLTLTVPPGSRLHGVEISELRLPAPSVVSLIVRDGESLVPTPTTTLAEGDEVLIVTTEAAREATERRLRAVGRRGRLAHWLGEHGDPDPDGPAP, encoded by the coding sequence ATGACGCTGCAGCACATGTACGCCGTGCTGCTCGTCGGCGGCTCGGTCCTCCTGGCGAGCATCACCGGGGCTCGCGTCGCGCACGGGGCGGGGCTGCCGAGCCTGCTGTTCTTCCTCGCGGTCGGGCTGATCCTCGGCGAGGACGGGATCGGCCTCGACTTCGACGACGCCCGGGTCGCCCAGGCCGTCGGCACCGGCGCGCTGGCCCTCATCCTCATCGAGGGCGGCATGTCCACGTCGTGGGCAAGCATGCGGCGGCTGCTCGCGCCCGCGGGGGTGCTGGCGACCGCCGGCGTCGCCGTGTCGACGGTCGTCACCGCCGCCGGCGTCCACCTGCTGCTCGGCCTGGAGTGGCGCCTCGCGCTGCTGCTGGGCGCGATCGTGTCGTCCACCGACGCCGCCGCGACGTTCGCGGTGCTGCGGGCGCTGCCGCTTCCGGCGCGGCTCCGCGGCCTGCTGGAGGCCGAGTCGGGACTCAACGACGCGCCCACGATCATCCTGGTGCTGCTGTTCAGCGGCACCGGCGCCTTCCCCGGCCCCGGCCGCGTCGCGGGCAGCCTGTTCTTCCAGCTCGGCGCGGGCGTCGCCCTCGGCCTGGCCACCGGGTTCCTCGCCGTCCTCGCGCTGCGGCGCATCGCGCTGCCCGCCACCGGCCTGTACCCGCTCGCCTCCGTCGGCTTCGGCGTCGTCGCGTTCGCCGCGGCCGGGCTGGCGGGAGCCAGCGGCATCATCTCCGCCTACGTGTGCGGGGTGGTGCTGGGCAACGCCAGGCTCCCGCACCGGGCCGCGAGCCGCTCCTTCGCCGAGGGGACCGGCTGGCTGGGGCAGATAGGGCTGTTCGTGATGCTGGGCCTGCTGGTCGATCCCGGCCAGTTGCCGGAGGCGGTCGTCGCGGGCGTCGTGGCGGGCCTGGTGCTGCTGCTGGTGGCCCGGCCGGTCTCGGTGCTGGCGTGCCTCCCGTGGTTCCGCGTCCCCCTGCGCGAACAGCTCTTCCTGTCCTGGGCGGGGCTGCGCGGCGCGGTGCCGATCGTGCTGGCCACATTCCCCATCGTCTCGGGTGTGGAGGGGGCGCTGGACCTGCTGCACGTGGTGTTCGTGCTCGTCGTGGTGTTCACCCTCGTCCAGGGGCCGAGCCTGCCGGCCGCGGCCCGGCTGCTCGGGGTGACGCAGCCGGACCAGGCCCGCGAGGTCCAGGTCGAGGCCGCGCCGCTGGAGAGGCTCGGCGCCGAGCTGCTCACGCTGACCGTCCCGCCCGGCTCCCGCCTGCACGGCGTCGAGATCTCCGAGCTGCGGCTGCCCGCCCCGTCCGTCGTCAGCCTGATCGTCCGCGACGGGGAGTCGCTCGTCCCGACCCCCACGACCACCTTGGCCGAGGGGGACGAGGTGCTCATCGTCACCACCGAGGCCGCCCGCGAGGCCACCGAACGCCGCCTCCGCGCGGTGGGCCGCCGCGGACGCCTCGCCCACTGGCTCGGCGAGCACGGCGACCCCGACCCGGACGGGCCCGCCCCCTGA
- a CDS encoding SDR family oxidoreductase, whose product MGALEGKVALVTGGSRGIGRAIAERFGRAGAVVGVGFARNQAAVDEVVARIRKDGGRAFPVQAELGRRGAAAELWAGFDAEVERHAGRGGVDVIVNNAAIGRSSDLESLTEDEFDELFAVNVRAPFFIVQQGLGRLRDGGRIVNVSSGAARLALPDIMAYGSTKGALDTFTLNLAKQLGPRGITVNSVAPGIVDTDTNAGWLRGNPEAEAYAASLSALGRVGQPEDIAGVVAFLASDDARWMTGRVVDVTGGAGL is encoded by the coding sequence ATGGGCGCGTTGGAGGGGAAGGTCGCGCTGGTCACCGGGGGGAGCCGGGGGATCGGGCGGGCGATCGCGGAGCGGTTCGGCCGGGCGGGCGCCGTGGTCGGCGTCGGCTTCGCCCGCAACCAGGCTGCGGTCGATGAGGTGGTCGCGCGGATCCGCAAGGACGGGGGCCGGGCGTTTCCGGTTCAGGCGGAGCTGGGCAGGCGTGGGGCCGCAGCCGAGTTGTGGGCCGGGTTCGACGCGGAGGTCGAGCGGCATGCGGGGCGGGGAGGCGTCGACGTCATCGTCAACAACGCCGCCATCGGCCGCAGCTCTGACCTGGAGTCGCTCACGGAGGACGAGTTCGACGAGCTTTTCGCGGTGAACGTCCGGGCGCCGTTCTTCATCGTCCAGCAGGGGTTGGGCCGGCTGCGGGACGGGGGCCGGATCGTCAACGTCTCCAGTGGGGCGGCCCGCCTGGCCCTGCCGGACATCATGGCGTACGGCTCCACCAAGGGTGCGCTGGACACGTTCACGCTGAACCTGGCCAAGCAGCTCGGGCCGCGGGGCATCACGGTCAACTCGGTCGCTCCGGGCATCGTGGACACCGACACCAACGCGGGATGGTTGCGGGGGAATCCGGAGGCTGAGGCGTATGCCGCGTCGCTGTCCGCGCTGGGACGTGTCGGGCAGCCCGAGGACATCGCCGGGGTCGTCGCGTTCCTCGCGTCCGACGACGCCCGGTGGATGACCGGCAGGGTCGTCGACGTGACCGGGGGCGCGGGGCTGTGA
- a CDS encoding TetR/AcrR family transcriptional regulator, whose amino-acid sequence MARGRPRTFDRDTALAQATRLFWERGYEATSVGELTAAMKIRPGSLYAAFGDKKSLFKEVVETYGRSPEGAFIGKALDEEPTARAAFTRILHEAAETYADPSHPAGCLTISAATNVTPEDAEIAAYLRDLRNTNLARFKTRLETAQQQGELPPETDPEALARYFAAVLQGMSQQSRDGATKTDLQKIATQALTSVFPPPEPAPN is encoded by the coding sequence ATGGCACGAGGACGACCCCGCACCTTCGACCGCGACACGGCCCTGGCGCAGGCCACCCGCCTGTTCTGGGAACGCGGCTACGAGGCGACGTCCGTCGGCGAACTCACCGCGGCGATGAAGATCAGGCCCGGCAGCCTCTACGCCGCCTTCGGCGACAAGAAATCCCTGTTCAAGGAGGTCGTGGAGACCTACGGCCGCTCCCCGGAGGGCGCCTTCATCGGCAAGGCCCTCGACGAGGAGCCCACGGCCCGCGCCGCCTTCACCCGCATCCTCCACGAGGCCGCGGAGACGTACGCCGACCCGTCCCACCCGGCCGGCTGCCTCACCATCAGCGCCGCGACCAACGTCACCCCCGAGGACGCGGAGATAGCCGCGTACCTACGCGACCTCCGCAACACCAACCTGGCCCGCTTCAAGACCCGCCTGGAAACCGCACAACAGCAGGGCGAACTCCCACCAGAAACCGACCCCGAAGCCCTGGCCCGCTACTTCGCCGCAGTACTCCAGGGCATGTCCCAACAGTCCCGAGACGGCGCAACCAAAACCGACCTACAAAAAATAGCCACCCAAGCCCTGACCTCTGTCTTTCCCCCACCAGAGCCAGCCCCCAACTAA
- a CDS encoding alpha/beta hydrolase: MLRRLIALLCALLLSLSVVSPAHADGRRQHPRPVVFVHGFSGSAGQFETQARRLTSNGYPDRYIEAHEYDSTFETTTVEEVYASLDDRIARLLDRTGADRIDLLAHSLGTALMQGYLRSSPERAATVAHYVNLDGATADAPPGGVPTLAVWGEGPADRAIGGAENVYFSDQAHTQVVTSPETFARFFEFFNGRRPRTTRIVPQGHISLSGRAVLFPSNVGAGGARLEIYRVNPLTGSRLTRRPLASYDLPEDGSWGPFKGRGNAHYEFAVVWDESSVHHLYFQPFRRGNGLVRLLTGRPGEGLSGLVETGDHHAAVTISRQKEWWGDQGRAGDALYLNGRQVLNAANAPRTKRAIGIFAFDAGRDRVTDLGEPIPAFFATPFITGMDVFLPAGRRPISIVSKPRGGHGRVDALAVPAWPSSGHRISVQLNDHPN; the protein is encoded by the coding sequence ATGCTGCGACGGCTCATCGCCCTGCTCTGCGCCCTGCTGCTGTCCCTGTCGGTCGTGTCGCCCGCCCATGCCGACGGGCGGCGCCAGCACCCGCGCCCCGTGGTGTTCGTGCACGGGTTCAGCGGGTCGGCCGGCCAGTTCGAGACCCAGGCGCGGCGCCTGACGTCCAACGGGTACCCGGACCGGTACATCGAGGCCCACGAGTACGACTCGACGTTCGAGACCACCACCGTGGAGGAGGTCTACGCGTCGCTGGACGACCGCATCGCGCGGCTCCTCGACCGCACCGGCGCCGACCGGATCGACCTGCTCGCGCACTCGCTCGGCACGGCCCTGATGCAGGGCTACCTGCGCAGCTCCCCCGAGCGGGCGGCGACCGTCGCGCACTACGTCAACCTCGACGGCGCGACCGCGGACGCCCCGCCCGGCGGTGTGCCCACCCTGGCGGTGTGGGGTGAGGGGCCGGCCGACCGCGCGATCGGCGGCGCCGAGAACGTGTACTTCTCCGACCAGGCCCACACGCAGGTCGTGACCTCGCCCGAGACGTTCGCCCGCTTCTTCGAGTTCTTCAACGGCCGCAGGCCGCGCACGACGCGGATCGTCCCGCAGGGGCACATCTCCCTGTCGGGACGCGCGGTGCTGTTCCCGTCGAACGTCGGCGCCGGCGGCGCGCGGCTGGAGATCTACCGGGTGAACCCCCTCACCGGCTCGCGCCTCACCCGCCGTCCCCTCGCGTCCTACGACCTTCCCGAGGACGGGTCGTGGGGGCCGTTCAAGGGCCGGGGCAACGCGCACTACGAGTTCGCGGTCGTGTGGGACGAGTCGTCCGTCCACCACCTGTACTTCCAGCCGTTCCGGCGCGGCAACGGGCTGGTGCGGCTGCTGACGGGCCGTCCCGGCGAGGGCCTGTCGGGGCTCGTGGAGACCGGCGACCACCACGCCGCGGTCACCATCAGCCGCCAGAAGGAGTGGTGGGGCGACCAGGGGCGCGCGGGCGACGCCCTCTACCTCAACGGGCGGCAGGTCCTGAACGCGGCCAACGCCCCGCGCACCAAGCGCGCCATCGGGATCTTCGCCTTCGACGCGGGCCGGGACCGCGTCACCGACCTGGGCGAGCCGATCCCGGCGTTCTTCGCGACGCCGTTCATCACCGGCATGGACGTGTTCCTGCCGGCGGGGCGGCGCCCGATCTCGATCGTGTCCAAGCCCCGCGGCGGGCACGGCCGCGTCGACGCGCTCGCCGTCCCGGCCTGGCCGTCCAGCGGGCACCGCATCTCCGTCCAGCTGAACGACCACCCGAACTGA
- a CDS encoding class I SAM-dependent methyltransferase translates to MTEPVPPTRRNRASLTYKLRYAAKNPDKIKPYLARTARDLKLRLTSRDHVSYYRAVMKSDAARSPEAAVGSRSHERWLRLGQMQFDYLLKHGLKPDDRMLEIGCGNLRAGWRFIDYLDAGNYYGIDISPDILLAAQNTLVRQGLGDKLPHLTLVDDLKLRFLPSEHFSVVHAHSVFSHSPLDVIEECLSNVGRVMVPGGIFDFTFDRTEGAEHHVLREDFYYRTETLTSLAEKYGFAARFMEDWEELPHGQSKIRVTKPA, encoded by the coding sequence ATGACCGAACCGGTTCCGCCGACGCGCAGGAATCGCGCGAGCCTGACCTACAAACTGCGTTACGCCGCCAAGAACCCCGACAAGATCAAGCCGTATCTGGCCAGGACGGCGCGTGACCTCAAACTGCGCCTCACCAGCCGCGACCACGTGTCCTACTACCGGGCCGTGATGAAGTCCGACGCCGCCAGGAGCCCCGAGGCCGCGGTCGGGAGCCGTTCCCACGAGCGGTGGCTCAGGCTCGGCCAGATGCAGTTCGACTACCTGCTCAAACACGGACTCAAGCCGGACGACCGGATGCTGGAGATCGGCTGCGGGAACCTGCGGGCAGGGTGGCGCTTCATCGACTACCTCGACGCCGGCAACTACTACGGCATCGACATCTCGCCCGACATCCTGCTCGCCGCGCAGAACACGCTCGTCCGCCAGGGGCTGGGCGACAAACTGCCGCACCTGACCCTCGTCGACGACCTCAAGCTGCGGTTCCTGCCGTCCGAGCATTTCTCGGTCGTGCACGCCCACAGCGTGTTCAGCCACTCGCCCCTCGACGTCATCGAGGAATGCCTGTCCAATGTCGGACGCGTCATGGTGCCCGGCGGGATCTTCGACTTCACGTTCGACCGCACGGAGGGCGCCGAACACCACGTTCTGCGGGAGGACTTCTACTACCGGACCGAAACGCTGACCTCACTCGCCGAGAAGTACGGATTCGCCGCCCGGTTCATGGAGGACTGGGAGGAACTCCCGCACGGGCAGTCGAAGATCCGCGTCACCAAACCCGCCTGA
- a CDS encoding NgoMIV family type II restriction endonuclease: MVDMGSNAEFAATLLGWRLGNKQRLVPNTADTSNPASIAIAGTLLDKLGIPRGIQTGTADPRSGRPLEKAVAESLRQDLPLHDSGRAWHVHEAPISISEFVQYRHLKELDKLVRNNKDLRVTLGRDYLIKPDVIVALPGRSRLEPEFLHAAVSCKWTIRSDRVQNIRHENNQMIRHRRERLPHLVTVTAEPLPTRLSAIARGTGELDAVYHIAYAALDAAVHDLASRGRIEPNQFEAWLECKDLGRVRPFTDLAKTIALW, encoded by the coding sequence ATGGTGGATATGGGAAGCAACGCGGAGTTTGCGGCAACCTTGCTTGGATGGAGGCTCGGCAACAAGCAGCGCCTCGTGCCAAATACAGCAGACACCAGCAACCCAGCATCCATAGCCATCGCCGGAACCCTGCTTGACAAACTAGGTATACCTCGCGGCATCCAGACCGGCACTGCCGACCCAAGAAGTGGCCGCCCACTCGAGAAAGCCGTGGCAGAGTCTCTGCGGCAGGATCTCCCGCTTCATGATTCCGGCCGGGCTTGGCACGTCCATGAAGCTCCCATCTCCATCTCAGAGTTCGTGCAGTATCGCCATCTGAAAGAGCTGGACAAGCTCGTCAGGAACAATAAAGACCTGCGCGTAACCCTGGGAAGGGATTACCTGATAAAGCCGGACGTGATCGTAGCGCTACCAGGACGGTCCAGGCTGGAGCCCGAGTTCCTCCATGCGGCCGTGTCCTGCAAATGGACTATCCGCTCAGATCGCGTACAGAACATTCGCCACGAGAACAATCAAATGATCAGACACCGCAGGGAGAGGCTCCCCCACCTGGTAACCGTTACAGCTGAGCCCCTTCCGACCCGCCTATCTGCGATTGCGCGTGGCACAGGAGAACTGGACGCTGTCTATCACATCGCATATGCAGCCTTGGATGCAGCGGTCCACGATCTCGCAAGCCGCGGCCGGATCGAGCCGAACCAATTTGAGGCATGGCTAGAATGCAAAGATCTCGGCCGAGTCCGGCCATTTACAGATCTCGCTAAAACGATAGCTCTCTGGTAG